From the genome of Chanos chanos chromosome 5, fChaCha1.1, whole genome shotgun sequence, one region includes:
- the valopb gene encoding vertebrate ancient long opsin b, with translation MESLVSVNGVSFTEATDKVESEDPFAGPLTTIAPWNYTFLAGLMFVVTSLSLSENFTVMLVTFRFKQLRQPLNYIIVNLSVADFLVSLIGGTISFLTNARGYFFLGKWACVLEGFAVTYFGIVALWSLAILAFERFFVICRPLKNVRLGGKHAAFGLLFVWTFSFIWTIPPVLGWNSYTVSKIGTTCEPNWYSTDYSDHTYIITFFTTCFILPLALIVGSYGKLMQKLRKVSNTHGRLGNARKPDREVARMVIVMILAFMIGWTPYAAFSITVTICPTIHIDPRLGAIPAFFSKTAAVYNPIIYVFMNKQFRKCLIQMFKGGSASLDSTHLNQTSDRGAATADSHMGEMSTIAARVHMSVCSVKKTEEEEEKGEEDEQGQSEDGDTKQLSINEYKVCPL, from the exons ATGGAATCGCTTGTATCTGTTAATGGGGTCTCGTTCACCGAAGCTACTGACAAAGTCGAGTCTGAAGATCCATTCGCTGGTCCACTTACGACTATTGCTCCATGGAACTACACGTTTCTAGCGGGTTTAATGTTTGTAGTGACTTCTTTGTCACTGTCAGAGAATTTCACGGTCATGCTCGTAACGTTTAGATTTAAACAACTCCGACAGCCCTTAAATTACATAATTGTGAACTTGTCTGTTGCGGATTTTCTTGTCTCACTAATCGGAGGCACCATAAGTTTTCTCACCAACGCGCGTGGTTACTTCTTCCTGGGCAAGTGGGCGTGCGTCCTCGAGGGATTTGCCGTCACATATTTCG GCATTGTGGCTCTCTGGTCTTTGGCTATCTTAGCGTTTGAGCGATTCTTTGTGATCTGTCGCCCGCTGAAGAACGTGCGTCTGGGGGGAAAGCACGCGGCTTTTGGGCTCCTGTTTGTCTGGACCTTCTCCTTCATCTGGACCATCCCTCCAGTTCTGGGCTGGAACAGCTACACCGTGAGCAAAATCGGCACTACCTGTGAACCCAACTG GTACTCGACTGATTACTCAGACCACACTTATATCATCACCTTCTTCACCACCTGTTTCATCCTACCCCTGGCTCTGATCGTCGGCTCCTACGGGAAACTCATGCAGAAACTCAGAAAg gtttcaaacacacatgggAGACTGGGCAACGCCAGGAAGCCGGATCGGGAGGTGGCACGCATGGTTATCGTCATGATCCTGGCCTTCATGATCGGCTGGACACCCTACGCCGCCTTCTCCATCACAGTCACCATCTGCCCCACCATCCACATCGACCCCCGCCTGGGCGCCATCCCAGCGTTCTTCTCGAAGACAGCGGCCGTCTACAACCCCATCATCTACGTCTTCATGAACAAAcag TTCAGGAAGTGCCTGATTCAGATGTTTAAAGGCGGCAGCGCCAGCCTGGACTCCACCCACCTGAACCAGACGTCGGACAGGGGCGCCGCCACGGCGGACAGCCACATGGGCGAGATGTCCACCATCGCGGCACGAGTGCACATGTCCGTCTGCAGCGTAAagaagactgaggaagaggaggagaaaggggaggaaGATGAACAGGGACAGAGTGAGGATGGAGACACTAAACAGCTGTCCATTAACGAGTACAAAGTGTGTCCTTTGTAG